The following proteins are encoded in a genomic region of Liolophura sinensis isolate JHLJ2023 chromosome 5, CUHK_Ljap_v2, whole genome shotgun sequence:
- the LOC135465742 gene encoding uncharacterized protein LOC135465742 has translation MEGLGGRCRETDRCSGNARMTAHYRRTVFVERENGGSCEGVTSKPMLEEHNSESNSAAKNPALRGVNASSAMGCSSGRVVRRNPNVADFYCPIADSMEWIDGQDSPVPSPPKELGTYPENETPSCEAQIENVEGFESSSSESIQAVQIIPLTNGLHSKNSVVKPGKQHRRSLLSCASHQSPDLALADNTMSASHNSHAALTEIRIGNSCFYVPSALCSNNMATRTVNSEHFNKNGRKHEKYLKSIDKCKLPNGLTFGSRDVKLVNGSSSNSRKSWPNSESSHRVRDRGSESSHKKKGIVSSSVSVDRITSLQNNQEVQAADSAKTNMGSVCEEVKCRGILPVFLHTQEVKGNELCNNNERECKVFCAKGPGSGLENCPEDCNIHANKHDECVNTSSCVPRNNSSESSEMLDFYDDGVFLEERSPLGENGDPPENYGACGVCDDSVEDLDRSQCLESRTCNNTESFCDIEVCNSSYNFLATSVSPSASIKYCEKNKELEKVLFAGACSAGCDNNDDIGDFIEADIPQHVDRLSSPGGSRASTSSNDEDNILSCQDLNKVGNSSVNIECWDNDKYEDKSAFVDDDITDWCHHPQEADLGRDGVFFSYAPNHNPSLIPGLFRRDTRNCFGRWMGGSLERKPTDLLSDVSAHRQCQRPRGRSDSSSIAKQSSSDSEISNLAFSDSSLLVSPEVDMMGFDLMVTNSDLDRIGHRDGIGVNGGGCDASSGTLRRNSSEEGFHEALEEELGACFISGAHASGNCCCPNDLSGSSPLQSNGHSANQVSPSAAATDSHSLNLQVHSSPCFHRYEDNKEDGDEACVLTYDETHRAKPKAKSHRRDGGSRSRQIGCRDNRSAVVPVPIRGLTPETHTNNIVGEEHTTCPGGEESSSASTHRLPLVCLPGSSTDPAGLEDTNEEICELKEYMFEDKLKKVRKEPLDRVMIWNECEAYFHQMKPVLSAPCGPMAVLNMLKALGRDVDREEVSKVILSRPRDETAPIPEYLFSRGVAGTTAEALIEGVVQLTKGEVIGRFFQFYPPRDVELLKWLAYWIKKGAVPIATLNLQKSVRGSSGIPDAWHHQMVYGVSSKGVHLTNPLEILPEEVILEQLFSESVLLVQRQDIVSRYNDHCQLYKFLQQPDSRWQTMNVLGQVVNVLREETKIPGYRAQVTSHVSIPAIYLSGITLYLPEDSPSLGELTTVPNLPIATPPTTSLGTSAP, from the exons ATGGAAGGCCTCGGTGGGCGTTGCAGGGAGACAGACCGCTGTTCGGGCAACGCCCGTATGACAGCCCACTACCGGAGGACAGTATTCGTCGAAAGAGAGAATGGAGGCTCTTGTGAAGGGGTAACCTCAAAGCCAATGCTTGAAGAACATAATTCAGAGTCGAATAGTGCTGCTAAAAATCCAGCATTGAGAGGTGTCAACGCAAGTTCAGCAATGGGCTGCAGTTCAGGTAGAGTTGTGAGAAGAAATCCCAATGTGGCTGATTTCTATTGTCCTATTGCCGACAGTATGGAATGGATAGATGGTCAAGACAGCCCTGTACCCTCCCCACCCAAAGAGCTTGGTACCTACCCAGAGAATGAGACTCCCTCATGTGAGGCACAGATTGAAAATGTGGAGGGCTTTGAGTCATCCAGTAGTGAAAGCATACAGGCTGTGCAGATAATTCCCCTTACCAATGGGTTACACTCCAAGAATTCTGTAGTAAAACCTGGTAAACAACATCGTAGGAGTTTGCTCAGCTGTGCGTCACATCAGTCTCCAGATTTGGCTTTAGCAGATAACACAATGTCTGCGTCCCACAATTCCCATGCAGCTCTGACAGAAATTAGAATTGGAAACAGTTGCTTCTACGTGCCGTCAGCATTATGCTCTAACAATATGGCCACTCGTACGGTGAATTCAgaacattttaataaaaatggacGCAAgcatgaaaaatatttgaagtCGATAGACAAATGTAAATTGCCAAATGGTTTGACTTTTGGGAGCAGAGATGTGAAACTAGTGAACGGCTCATCCAGTAACTCTCGGAAAAGTTGGCCAAATTCTGAGTCAAGTCACAGGGTAAGGGATCGTGGATCCGAGTCCAGTCACAAGAAAAAGGGCATTGTGTCCAGCTCTGTTAGTGTAGATAGGATAACTTCCTTACAAAACAACCAGGAAGTACAAGCTGCTGATAGTGCTAAAACTAATATGGGATCAGTTTGTGAAGAGGTCAAGTGTAGAGGAATCCTTCCCGTGTTTCTCCATACACAAGAGGTTAAAGGGAACGAACTGTGCAATAACAATGAAAGGGAGTGTAAGGTTTTTTGTGCGAAGGGTCCAGGTTCAGGCCTTGAAAATTGCCCTGAAGACTGTAACATACATGCTAACAAGCATGATGAGTGTGTAAATACAAGCTCATGTGTGCCCAGAAACAATTCCTCGGAATCCAGTGAAATGCTAGATTTCTACGACGATGGTGTGTTCTTAGAAGAACGATCGCCGCTTGGAGAAAATGGAGACCCACCTGAAAACTATGGTGCATGTGGGGTATGTGATGATAGTGTTGAGGACTTGGATAGATCGCAGTGTCTAGAATCAAGGACTTGTAATAATACAGAGAGTTTCTGTGATATTGAAGTTTGTAACTCTTCGTATAATTTCCTAGCGACATCTGTGTCACCCTCTGCTTCTATTAAATACTGTGAGAAAAACAAAGAGCTGGAGAAAGTGCTGTTTGCTGGAGCCTGTTCAGCGGGTTGTGATAACAACGACGACATAGGTGATTTCATTGAGGCTGACATACCACAGCATGTGGACAGGTTGTCCAGTCCTGGTGGTTCTCGCGCATCAACATCTTCCAATGATGAGGATAACATATTGTCTTGTCAAGATCTAAACAAAGTGGGTAACAGCAGTGTAAACATAGAATGCTGGGATAATGATAAATACGAGGATAAATCAGCCTTTGTAGATGACGACATCACAGACTGGTGTCATCATCCGCAGGAAGCGGATTTAGGCAGAGATGGGGTTTTCTTCAGCTATGCCCCAAACCACAACCCATCGCTAATTCCCGGCTTGTTCAGAAGAGACACACGAAACTGTTTTGGGCGGTGGATGGGTGGCAGTTTGGAGAGAAAGCCCACAGATCTGTTGTCCGACGTTTCTGCGCACAGGCAGTGTCAGCGTCCTCGAGGTCGCTCTGACTCCTCCTCCATTGCCAAACAGAGCAGCAGCGACAGCGAGATTAGTAACCTGGCATTTTCTGATTCATCGCTGCTTGTTTCTCCTGAGGTTGATATGATGGGCTTTGATTTAATGGTCACAAACTCTGACCTGGACAGAATCGGGCACAGGGATGGTATAGGTGTTAATGGAGGAGGCTGTGATGCTTCCAGTGGCACTTTACGGAGAAATTCTAGTGAGGAGGGATTCCACGAGGCCCTGGAGGAAGAGTTGGGTGCATGCTTCATCTCTGGCGCTCATGCCAGCGGCAATTGCTGCTGTCCCAATGATCTAAGTGGCTCTTCCCCTTTGCAGTCAAATGGCCACTCAGCGAACCAAGTCTCCCCTAGTGCAGCAGCCACAGACTCGCACAGCCTGAACTTGCAGGTGCACAGCAGCCCCTGTTTCCATAGGTACGAGGATAATAAGGAGGATGGAGATGAAGCCTGTGTGCTTACATATGATGAGACTCACAGAGCGAAACCCAAAGCCAAAAGTCACAGGCGAGACGGGGGCTCGCGGAGCCGACAGATAGGATGTAGAGACAACAGGAGCGCTGTAGTGCCTGTCCCCATTAGAGGCCTCACCCCAGAGACTCATACTAACAACATCGTGGGTGAGGAACACACAACATGCCCTGGGGGTGAGGAGTCATCTTCAGCTTCTACACACAGGCTCCCTCTTGTCTG TTTGCCAGGTTCATCCACAGACCCAGCTGGATTGGAGGATACGAATGAAGAAATATGTGAG CTAAAAGAGTACATGTTCGAGGACAAACTTAAGAAGGTACGAAAGGAACCCCTAGACCGTGTCATGATCTGGAATGAGTGCGAGGCATACTTCCATCAGATGAAGCCAGTGCTGTCTGCCCCATGCGGGCCCATGGCTGTTCTCAATATGCTG AAAGCCTTGGGTCGCGATGTGGACAGGGAGGAGGTTTCCAAGGTGATTTTGTCCCGCCCCCGTGATGAGACCGCTCCTATCCCAGAGTACCTCTTCTCTAGAGGAGTTGCTG GTACAACAGCAGAGGCTCTGATAGAGGGTGTGGTTCAGCTTACCAAAGGAGAAGTGATTGGTCGCTTTTTCCAATTCTATCCCCCAAGAGATGTTGAACTTCTGAAATGGTTGGCTTACTGGATAAAGAAAG GCGCTGTCCCTATTGCAACATTAAATTTACAGAAGAGTGTGCGGGGAAGTTCTGGCATTCCTGATGCTTGGCATCATCAGATGGTTTATGGAGTCAGTTCTAAAG GTGTGCACTTGACGAACCCTCTGGAGATTCTCCCTGAAGAGGTAATCTTGGAGCAGTTGTTCAGTGAGTCAGTGCTGTTGGTACAGAGGCAGGACATCGTCAGTCGCTATAACGACCACTGCCAGCTGTACAAGTTCCTACAGCAGCCAGACTCGCGATGGCAGACCATGAATGTGCTAG GTCAGGTAGTGAATGTATTACGAGAGGAGACAAAGATACCTGGTTACAGAGCTCAGGTGACCTCTCATGTGTCCATCCCGGCTATCTACCTGTCTGGGATCACCCTCTACCTGCCAGAGGACTCGCCCAGCCTAGGGGAACTCACCACCGTACCCAACCTGCCCATAGCTACTCCACCCACCACCTCCTTGGGAACATCTGCACCCTAA
- the LOC135465735 gene encoding SH3 domain-binding glutamic acid-rich-like protein 3 codes for MSLLLYVTSVTTSRDIGKKQQRIKDVLDIKHIPYTEVDLAREPEEKDKMRELCGLPTALPPQIFNGDQYCGDYQAFDDAVEEGTLMEFLRLKA; via the exons ATGAGTCTGTTATTGTATGTGACTTCGGTCACCACCAGCAGGgat ATCGGTAAGAAACAGCAGAGGATAAAAGATGTCCTGGACATCAAGCACATTCCATACACGGAAGTTGACCTGGCTCGGGAACCAGAGGAAAAGGACAAAATGAGGGAATTGTGCGGGCTTCCGACAGCGCTTCCGCCTCAGATCTTCAATGGGGACCAATACTGCGGG GATTACCAGGCGTTTGACGACGCCGTGGAAGAAGGGACATTGATGGAGTTTCTGAGGCTAAAAGCATGA